The genomic stretch GAGCGTACAGGGCCTGCTGCGCTACTGGGCGCGGCAGGCGGCGCGGGGGACGGCCTGATGCGCGTCCTGGTGATCGGCGGCGGCGGGCGTGAGCACGCGATCGTGCACGCCTGCGTCCGCGCGGGGCACGAGGTGCTGTGCACGCCCGGCAACCCCGGCATCGGGGGGATGGCCCGCGTGATCGGCAGCGCGCAGGACGCCGCGAGCCTCGCGCAGCTGGCCCGCACCGAGGCGGCAGACGTGGTGATCGTGGGGCCGGAGGCGTACCTCGCGGCGGGCGTCGTGGACGAGTGCGAGGCACTGGGCATCCCGGCGTTCGGCCCGTCGCGCGCCGCGAGCCGCCTGGAGGGCGACAAGGCCTGGAGCAAGGCGTTCATGCACCGCCACGGCATCCCGACCGCCGCGCACCACACCTTCAGTGACCTGGGCGCGGCCGGGGCGCACGTGGCGGCCCTGACGCCGCCCATCGTGGTGAAGGACGCGGGCCTGAAGGCCGGGAAGGGCGTCACCATCGCCCACACCGCCGAGGAGGCGCACGCGGCGCTGCGGGACATCTTCACGCAGCCGGGCGCCCAGGCGGTCATCGAGGACTTCATGACCGGGCAGGAGGTCACGGTGCTGGCCCTTACCGACGGCAGCGCCTATGCCCTGACGCCACCCAGCCAGGACCACAAGACCATCCACGACGGCGACACCGGCCCCATGACCGGCGGGATGGGCGTCATCTGCCCCTTCTCCATCAGCGCCGAGACGCTGGAGGTCGTACGGCGCGACATCATCGAACCTACCCTGGCGGGCATGCGCGCGGACGGGCACCCGTTCCGGGGCGTGCTGTACGCCGGGCTGATGCTCACGCCGCAGGGCCCGAAGGTCGTGGAGTTCAACGCCCGCTTCGGCGACCCCGAGGCGGAAGCGGTGCTGCCTCTGCTGGAGAGTGACCTCGCGCGGCACGCCCTGGACGCCGCGCGCGGCCAGCTTCAGCCGGAGGACGTACGCTTCCGCGACGCTGCGAGTGCCACCATCATCCTCGCCGCGCCCGGCTACCCCGGCGAACCGCAGAAAGGCATTCCCCTCACCCTCCCCGAACCCGGGCCCGACGAGGTCATCTACCACGCGGGCACCACGGGCAGCGCCGCCGAGCTGATCAGCAGCGGGGGCCGCGTGCTGGCCGTCACCGCTGTCGCGGACACCCTGAACGGCGCGCTGGGCCGCGCGTACGCCCTCGCGGACCGCGTGGATTTCCCCGGCGCGCAACTGCGACGCGACATCGGCGCCCGCATCGGCGCGGCCCCTGACCCCACGCCCGTTTGACCAGCCCGCGCGCACGCGCTACCATTCCCCACGCACCGGCCGGTGTGGCGGAATGGTAGACGCACTCGACTCAAAATCGAGCGG from Deinococcus soli (ex Cha et al. 2016) encodes the following:
- the purD gene encoding phosphoribosylamine--glycine ligase, which translates into the protein MRVLVIGGGGREHAIVHACVRAGHEVLCTPGNPGIGGMARVIGSAQDAASLAQLARTEAADVVIVGPEAYLAAGVVDECEALGIPAFGPSRAASRLEGDKAWSKAFMHRHGIPTAAHHTFSDLGAAGAHVAALTPPIVVKDAGLKAGKGVTIAHTAEEAHAALRDIFTQPGAQAVIEDFMTGQEVTVLALTDGSAYALTPPSQDHKTIHDGDTGPMTGGMGVICPFSISAETLEVVRRDIIEPTLAGMRADGHPFRGVLYAGLMLTPQGPKVVEFNARFGDPEAEAVLPLLESDLARHALDAARGQLQPEDVRFRDAASATIILAAPGYPGEPQKGIPLTLPEPGPDEVIYHAGTTGSAAELISSGGRVLAVTAVADTLNGALGRAYALADRVDFPGAQLRRDIGARIGAAPDPTPV